One window of the Capnocytophaga haemolytica genome contains the following:
- a CDS encoding glycoside hydrolase family 6 protein — protein MKKNIILTYVYLIIAISFAIISCNKNSNTEEIPQKENPKKENPKKEEPKKGDSSLLAYSKPFYLFTETKAYEMTKQEKDPFLKKLYYQIAATPTAEWFEGVKAFDDSTLKRLIEGAKAQQKTPIITLYGIPYRDCGSYSTGGHKTAASYKEWINRTSAIIGKTPIIVIVEPDAHNFCLKKGWKYNDAKYKERAELLTYVGKTFTDNNPNALLYLHIGGTELKQEEAAQAVIDGGIRYMRGFVTNVADHRGTPRAEKWSEEFVQTLQKKNLGTKYYVIDTSRNGIDSPKQTNKAYYYSCNNFNAALGVRPTTKTSAPHADAYLWIKHPGLSDGTCANGDPEAGSWYPAVAKSLVQKAIEKGIIEEWKVPNNF, from the coding sequence ATGAAAAAGAATATTATTTTAACGTATGTTTATCTCATCATTGCGATATCCTTCGCAATCATCTCTTGTAACAAAAACAGTAACACTGAAGAGATTCCACAAAAAGAAAATCCTAAAAAAGAGAACCCTAAAAAGGAAGAACCTAAAAAAGGAGACAGTTCTTTATTAGCTTATTCCAAGCCTTTCTATCTCTTTACTGAAACTAAGGCTTATGAAATGACTAAGCAAGAAAAAGACCCTTTCTTAAAAAAACTCTATTACCAAATAGCCGCTACTCCCACAGCTGAATGGTTCGAAGGCGTAAAAGCCTTCGACGATAGTACCTTAAAACGCCTCATCGAAGGCGCAAAGGCACAACAAAAAACACCTATCATCACACTCTACGGTATTCCTTATAGAGATTGTGGTTCGTATTCAACCGGAGGTCATAAAACGGCTGCTTCTTATAAAGAGTGGATAAATCGCACCAGTGCTATTATTGGCAAAACCCCTATAATAGTGATTGTAGAACCCGATGCCCATAACTTTTGTTTAAAGAAAGGCTGGAAATACAACGATGCAAAATACAAAGAACGCGCTGAACTCCTCACTTATGTAGGAAAGACTTTTACTGATAACAACCCAAATGCGTTGCTGTATTTGCATATTGGCGGAACAGAACTCAAACAAGAAGAAGCTGCCCAAGCGGTAATAGATGGCGGTATCCGGTATATGCGTGGCTTTGTTACCAACGTCGCCGACCATAGAGGGACTCCTCGGGCTGAAAAGTGGAGCGAAGAGTTCGTACAAACGCTCCAAAAGAAAAACTTAGGCACAAAATACTACGTGATAGACACCTCCCGCAATGGTATCGATAGCCCTAAACAAACCAATAAGGCTTATTATTACAGTTGTAACAATTTCAACGCTGCTTTAGGAGTACGCCCTACCACCAAAACCTCTGCTCCTCACGCCGACGCTTATTTGTGGATTAAACATCCTGGCTTATCCGATGGTACTTGTGCCAATGGCGATCCTGAGGCAGGCTCTTGGTATCCTGCAGTAGCAAAATCATTAGTGCAAAAAGCTATTGAAAAAGGAATTATAGAAGAGTGGAAAGTCCCTAACAACTTTTAA